GGGGGCCATCAGCGCCTAGAGGTCCTGAAGCACCTGGGCCACATTGAGGCGGAAGTCTCCATCGTCGATCTGGATCCCGAGATGGAACTGGCCCTAGACCTGGCCCTGAACAAGATCTCCGGGGACTGGGACATGCCGAAACTGAAAGATGTCCTTATCGAACTGGAAACCCTGCCGGTCGATCTCAACCTCACCGGATACTCGGCGAAGGAGATCGAACTCCTGCTGAAAAAGGACATCCTCGAGGATGACTTTGACGCCGCTGCAGAGGCGGAAAAGATCGAATCTGCCACTTCCAAGCGGGGCGATATCTGGCAGCTGGGCCGCCACCGACTCATGTGCGGGGATTCAACGATCGCCGATGAAGTCAAAGAGCTCATGAACGGCTCCCGGGCAGACATGGTCTTCACGGATCCGCCCTACAATGTCAACTACGGATCCTCCCTCCGCGATCGCCAAGGGAAGAAGGCGGGAAGCAAGAACGCCGGCCGGAAGATCCTCAACGAGCACTTCGCCAAACGGGAAGGCTTCTATGAATTTCTCCGGGACGCCTTGGCCGCCTTACGGCCCCATGTCTCCGGAGATGTCTATATCGCCATGTCCTCCTCGGAGCTGGATAATCTCCAGCGAGCCTTTCGCGATGCCGGCGGACACTTCTCCACCTTCATCATCTGGGTGAAATCCCAGTTCACCATCGGCCGGGCCAACTACCAGCGCCAGTATGAACCGATCCTCTATGGCTGGTTCGAGGGATCCACCCACTACTGGTCGGGTGTCCGCAACCTGGCCGATGTTTATGGCCAGGACAAGCTCCTTCGGGATACCGACGGGGTCCCCCTCATCCGGGTGGAATCCTGTGCGATCGATAGTGACGTCTGGGAATTTCCGAAGCCAGTGCGCAGCGACGAGCACCCGACGATGAAGCCCATCGCCCTGGTCACCCGGGCATTGCGCAACAGCAGCAAGCCTGGCGCCCTGGTCCTTGATTCCTTCTCCAGATCCGGGACGACCATCATGGCGGCGGAACAGACGGGAAGGACCTGCTACGCCATGGAGCTCTCACCGGTCTATTGCGATGTGGACATTAAGAGATGGGAAACCTTCACGGGAGGGAAAGCGGAATTGATCCAATCAGGCAGTAGCTGAAAGGGGTAGAACGATCGGGGCCTCCCGGGAGACGGCAAGAATCCCGGATTCCGTGTTGCGAGCACGTACAGGCCGCCGACCGCAGAGTGCTTATAACAAAAATTCTTAAATGACGGCAAGAAAAATGGAAACCTATCACGGAATTGACAGCGGTGAATTGGAAGGTTTGATCCTGTCCGTTGTCACGGATATCAAGATGGATAAAGTTCGTTTGGACAAACTGATCGAAGCGGCAGACGACCAGGACAAGATCACCATGAAGGTCCTCTACAATGCCGTCGTCACCAATCTCACAGCCTACAACGCCCAGAAGACGAGCGCCAGGCTCAAGGACTGGCGGCAGGCGGAATCGGCTCTTTTAAAATCCATCTCGGAACTGGAGTCCAAATACTTTCCCAAAGACCGTCCCCTGCCGAACCTCCTGGCCGTCGCCGACTGGCTGAAGCACCATGGCTGGAAGGTCTCTAAGTCGAAGCTTTATGCCGACGCCAAAACAGGGAAGATCTTCGCCGATTCCGACGGCGCCTACCCCGTCAAGAGCATCGAGAAATACGCCGGACATTACCTCCGGCAGAAGGGCGCCCTGGGCAAGCACGATGAGGCCCTCAGCAGCATCGCGGAACTGAAGGCCAAGGCGGAGGCCGACAAGCTGAGATCCCAGGCGGACATGGCGGCCATCAAGCTGAAGATCGCCCAGGGCCAGTATGTCGAGAAGGAATATTTTGATCGGGAGCTGGCCAAACGGGCGGCGTTCTTCCGGAATGACCTGGAGATCTTCTGCCGGAGCCGGTCTTCAGAGATCATCGCCTTCGTGGAAGGCGACCACAACAAGGCCCCGGACCTGATCCAATATCTCCTGGAGTGCGTTGAGGATTTTTTTGGCCGATACGCAGAGAACCGGGAATTTTCCATCCCGGTCACTACACTTCCGGAGGATGATGAAGACGAAGAAGAGGAGGAAATTTAAAGTGAGACATGAACTCAAGACAGACGGCGACGTTTTCCAGGCCGTCCTCGATGGCCGTAAGACCTATGAACTCCGTTTCGACGATCGGGATTATAAGATCGACGATGAACTGCTGCTTCGGGAGGTAAAATACACGGGAGAAGAGATGAGAAATGGAAAGCCTCTGGTATACACAGGTTCCGCAATCCTCGTCAGGGTGACGCATATTCTGAGAGGTCCCGCCTACGGCCTGATGGAGGGCTGGGTCATCATGTCCATCATCCGGGCTGTAAAGGACAGTCAGGAATGATTGCCTCAGCCATTGATACTCTTCGCTTCACTCCCGGCGAGATCCGCGTCTTCCGTCCCCGGGAGAGGCTCAGTGTTTCTCAATGGGCGGAGCGACACCGCGTCGTCACCAACGGTCCCATGACCGGCAAGTGGCGAAACGACGTCACCCCCTACCTTATCGAGCCCATGGACACCCTGAATCTTCCCTGGGTGCGCCAGGTCATTATGCAGTTCGCCCCGCAGACGGGCAAGACCCAGGTAGCCTTCAATTTCCTGTGCTACGTCATCGACCAGGCCCCCGGCCCCTGCATGTACGTCATGCCTGATGAGAAGGTCACCAAGCGGATCGCCCGCCGGCGAATTCTTCCCATGTTCCGGAGCTCACCCCGTATCGCCGAACTCATGAGCCTCCGTGTTGATGAGACTACAACCTTAGCCCATCTTTAACACAGACATGCCTTTTTCGGTCGATATTCGGCAATTCAAGGGGAAAAAGTTCAATAAAATCAATGGTAGATTGCCAGAAAGCGCAAATGTAGTGCCATGAAATGAATCGGCGGCTTGACTTCCAGGCCTGATTCCTGTATACAGCCACCATGTTTATCCGACAAACAAAAACTGGAAGTTCGACAACACCGGGGGAATCTTACATTACCTGCCGGCTGGTTTCTTCAGAGCGTATTGGCAAACAGGTACGGCAGCATACCCTTTTGAACCTGGGGAGACACTTTGTCCTTCCGAAAGAGAAGTGGCCTTCCTTGTGTACCCGGAT
This portion of the Syntrophus gentianae genome encodes:
- a CDS encoding site-specific DNA-methyltransferase, with the protein product MIIEVRRIDDLIPAEKHPRKMLKPGDEIFEDLRRSIETFGYVDPIIWNSRTHNIVGGHQRLEVLKHLGHIEAEVSIVDLDPEMELALDLALNKISGDWDMPKLKDVLIELETLPVDLNLTGYSAKEIELLLKKDILEDDFDAAAEAEKIESATSKRGDIWQLGRHRLMCGDSTIADEVKELMNGSRADMVFTDPPYNVNYGSSLRDRQGKKAGSKNAGRKILNEHFAKREGFYEFLRDALAALRPHVSGDVYIAMSSSELDNLQRAFRDAGGHFSTFIIWVKSQFTIGRANYQRQYEPILYGWFEGSTHYWSGVRNLADVYGQDKLLRDTDGVPLIRVESCAIDSDVWEFPKPVRSDEHPTMKPIALVTRALRNSSKPGALVLDSFSRSGTTIMAAEQTGRTCYAMELSPVYCDVDIKRWETFTGGKAELIQSGSS
- a CDS encoding DUF3850 domain-containing protein, whose amino-acid sequence is MRHELKTDGDVFQAVLDGRKTYELRFDDRDYKIDDELLLREVKYTGEEMRNGKPLVYTGSAILVRVTHILRGPAYGLMEGWVIMSIIRAVKDSQE
- a CDS encoding phage terminase large subunit family protein is translated as MIASAIDTLRFTPGEIRVFRPRERLSVSQWAERHRVVTNGPMTGKWRNDVTPYLIEPMDTLNLPWVRQVIMQFAPQTGKTQVAFNFLCYVIDQAPGPCMYVMPDEKVTKRIARRRILPMFRSSPRIAELMSLRVDETTTLAHL